In the Mytilus galloprovincialis chromosome 10, xbMytGall1.hap1.1, whole genome shotgun sequence genome, one interval contains:
- the LOC143047318 gene encoding uncharacterized protein LOC143047318 isoform X2 → MDTPTLFLVILATILSAADVNSQRQLTTYPCPKECACYLRNSNKIIVDVVCKVEVLNAQTKFSIIQTNITSNLYITCNSTKPSSLPDNIFIGLRSFTGIRIRNCQFRYIPRNAFAGLTALQEVSIENADSLQIHTDAFANTPYLRRISIVHSGLRQLAKICRLPILQFLNLTGNNIAELNESGIACPERRVMKYLIHVILAENEIKQVESTFGRYIPNVWQLSLSNNLIGSIQAGAFDSLPRLGWLDLTNNSLSRLPNEMLKNNSNLKLFGLGNNPLGTLPNGFFRFTSSLQVLGLIDTDINGDIWQELQNLNNLTELQLGKNHINRIDRSVLQGLKHIKHLDLSDNKIQTIETNTFIGQSALETLYLTNNEISDVKIAAFRGLDRLRKLDLSYNHIPEIPEDNFKHTSDIVYLNISYNKLESVPSLHGMTKMTILDFRDNLITKFKSSTFEGLEKLEGINLIRNRIEYIQNYVFTKATNLRMLQLSHNNISAVGYDAFKDMASLSWISLDHNYIENIDLVFTPLPKLFKLDLSYNEINEKIRSGMFSPSVGFLNLKENRISSIDMYAFYEYPKLREVNLQNNKLKSLTEMSLSVSPRLLKPPVFLFGGNKFLCDCRLAWLRKHVNDWPLEEQQYVIADMALLTCDEGFKMETETLLKNVDPHMMLCSYRDDCRRDTCVCCEYHGCICRYMCPAQCTCYRKAGVSNENHIMCSNEDLKDVPSHIPSIATDLYLDGNNMTDLYRARNSFVQLQNVKSLYLNNSNLYFIERGSFIGLMDLVNLYLNDNYLQRLKNGVFDGLQSLTSLYLQNNNIHFISDNVFAKLPNLRYLSLANNKLYTLPESLFQVLPDLFDVRMSGNRWKCDCDQTPRLQRLITSDNINMSDSHHVWCEQIKENERKELEILSIKLYELCPGNYTPPDSLSAIRSRQYLISIVAIALTLFIIFLACIILCMSREFLQVIFYSKCGFRMCHDGGEESKIYDAYISYSRKDEQFVFQEIVSKLEGEPYRYKLCVHFREFPIMQTIGETIYRSIEGSRRTIVVLSDNLLNNEWRNTEFQIAHQSALKNNAQNLIIIQKGYLDKRLYGPGLKLCLNSKVYLKSTDPWFLEKLYFAMPERPRIRRKRRSLKLRLDTSAVNTVSGVMQDDEGYETPVSVASFDPSKRFSENFSLHSVNLYEEIDTLPKKKMLL, encoded by the coding sequence ATGGACACCCCAACATTATTTCTGGTGATTCTGGCGACCATATTGTCGGCAGCAGACGTTAATTCCCAACGACAACTTACAACATATCCGTGTCCTAAAGAGTGCGCGTGCTACCTTAGAAACAGTAATAAAATCATTGTCGATGTCGTCTGCAAGGTGGAGGTCCTTAACGCACAAACTAAATTCTCTATAATACAGACAAATATAACCAGTAATTTATACATCACGTGCAATTCTACAAAACCATCAAGTCTTCCCGACAACATTTTCATTGGACTACGTTCTTTCACTGGAATTCGCATTCGAAATTGTCAATTTCGATACATTCCCAGAAATGCATTCGCTGGGTTGACAGCTTTACAAGAAGTCTCAATCGAAAACGCCGACAGCTTACAAATTCATACAGATGCTTTTGCAAACACGCCATACCTTAGGAGAATATCTATCGTTCATAGTGGATTACGTCAGTTGGCGAAAATATGCCGACTTCCTATATTGCAGTTTCTGAATTTGACGGGAAATAATATTGCTGAACTAAATGAAAGCGGGATAGCTTGTCCGGAAAGAAGAGTTATGAAAtatcttattcatgttatatTAGCTGAAAATGAAATCAAGCAAGTCGAATCAACATTCGGAAGGTACATTCCGAATGTATGGCAACTGTCCCTGTCCAATAATCTAATTGGGTCAATTCAAGCTGGGGCATTCGATTCTCTTCCTCGATTAGGATGGCTTGATCTTACAAATAACTCTCTGTCTAGACTTCCGAATGAAATGCTGAAGAATAATTCTAATCTGAAACTTTTTGGTCTAGGAAATAATCCTTTAGGAACTCTTCCGAACGGATTTTTCAGATTCACGTCATCGTTACAAGTTCTAGGACTTATCGATACAGATATAAATGGCGATATTTGGCAAGAATTACAGAACCTGAACAATCTAACTGAGCTTCAACTTGGAAAGAACCATATCAATCGAATTGACCGAAGCGTTTTGCAAGGGCTGAAACATATCAAACATTTGGATTTGAGCGACAACAAAATTCAAACCATTGAAACGAACACATTTATCGGTCAAAGTGCACTGGAAACGTTGTATCTGACAAATAATGAAATTTCTGATGTTAAAATTGCTGCTTTCCGAGGACTTGATAGGTTAAGGAAATTGGATTTATCATATAATCATATACCGGAAATTCCAGAAGATAATTTCAAGCATACATCGGATattgtatatttgaatatttcCTATAACAAACTTGAGAGTGTTCCAAGTTTACATGGTATGACAAAAATGACAATCTTGGATTTCAGAGATAACCTCATTACTAAGTTCAAGTCATCAACGTTCGAAGGATTAGAGAAACTAGAAGGAATTAATCTTATTAGGAATCGAATCGAGTACATCCAAAATTACGTGTTCACGAAGGCGACAAATTTACGAATGTTACAGTTATCGCATAATAACATTAGTGCTGTTGGTTATGATGCCTTCAAAGACATGGCGTCTCTGTCCTGGATTAGTCTAGACCATAATTACATTGAAAACATCGATCTAGTTTTTACTCCTTTACCGAAACTGTTTAAACTAGACCTGTCTTATAACGAGATAAATGAGAAAATTCGTTCAGGGATGTTTTCGCCTTCTGTCGGATTTTTAAACTTGAAAGAAAACCGAATATCGAGTATTGATATGTATGCATTttatgaatatccaaaattgagGGAAGtcaatttacaaaacaataagttAAAAAGTTTGACTGAGATGTCATTGTCAGTTTCGCCTAGATTACTTAAACCACCAGTTTTCCTATTTGGAGGGAATAAATTCTTATGCGATTGTCGTCTGGCGTGGCTAAGAAAGCATGTCAATGATTGGCCGTTAGAGGAGCAGCAATACGTCATTGCCGATATGGCGTTATTAACATGCGATGAAGGTTTCAAAATGGAAACTGAAACTTTGTTGAAAAATGTCGATCCGCACATGATGTTGTGCTCTTATCGTGACGATTGCAGGCGAGACACGTGTGTATGTTGTGAGTATCATGGATGTATCTGTAGATATATGTGTCCTGCACAATGTACATGTTACCGCAAAGCAGGTGTTTCAAACGAAAATCACATAATGTGTTCGAATGAAGACCTCAAAGACGTCCCGAGTCACATTCCGAGTATAGCTACGGATTTGTACCTTGATGGAAACAATATGACAGATTTATACAGAGCTCGAAATTCATTCGTGCAACTTCAAAATGTCAAATCACTCTATCTAAACAATTCTAACTTGTACTTTATTGAGAGAGGAAGTTTTATTGGTTTAATGGATCTCGTTAATTTGTATCTAAATGACAATTATTTGCagagattgaaaaatggcgtttttGATGGGCTACAGTCATTGACGTCTCTCTATTTACAGAATAATAACATTCATTTTATTTCTGATAATGTGTTTGCAAAGCTGCCAAATCTTCGCTATTTGTCATTGGCAAATAACAAACTGTATACGCTACCAGAAAGCTTATTTCAAGTTCTTCCCGACCTTTTCGATGTCAGAATGAGCGGAAATCGATGGAAATGCGATTGCGATCAGACGCCACGTTTACAGCGTCTAATTACGTCGGATAATATCAATATGTCTGACAGTCACCACGTATGGTGCGAGCAGATAAAAGAAAATGAGAGGAAAGAACTCGAAATTCTTTCCATTAAGTTGTATGAACTCTGTCCTGGAAATTATACGCCACCGGATTCTTTATCTGCGATCAGAAGCAGACAGTATTTGATATCGATTGTTGCCATTGCACTGACTTTATTTATCATATTTCTTGCTTGCATAATTCTTTGCATGAGTAGAGAATTTTTGCAGGTGATTTTCTATTCAAAATGTGGATTTCGTATGTGCCATGATGGTGGGGAAGAGAGCAAAATTTATGACGCATATATTTCATACAGCCGAAAAGATGAACAATTCGTTTTTCAAGAAATCGTCAGCAAATTAGAAGGGGAACCTTATAGGTACAAGTTGTGCGTTCACTTCCGGGAATTTCCCATTATGCAAACGATAGGCGAAACAATTTATCGATCAATCGAAGGAAGTCGAAGAACAATCGTAGTTTTATCGGacaatttattaaataatgaatgGAGAAACACGGAGTTTCAGATAGCTCATCAAAGTGCTTTGAAAAACAATGCCCAGAATTTAATTATAATTCAGAAGGGCTATTTAGACAAAAGACTGTATGGTCCTGGTCTGAAATTatgtttaaacagtaaagtttacCTGAAGAGTACAGATCCTTGGTTTTTAGAAAAACTATACTTTGCCATGCCCGAACGCCCTCGAATAAGACGGAAAAGACGGTCGCTGAAATTGAGACTCGACACTTCAGCAGTAAATACCGTTTCTGGTGTAATGCAGGACGACGAGGGGTACGAGACCCCAGTATCTGTGGCTAGTTTCGACCCGTCAAAAAGATTTTCTGAAAACTTTTCATTACACAGCGTAAATCTTTACGAGGAAATTGACACTCTtccaaaaaagaagatgttgttgtaa
- the LOC143047318 gene encoding uncharacterized protein LOC143047318 isoform X1 has translation MMDTPTLFLVILATILSAADVNSQRQLTTYPCPKECACYLRNSNKIIVDVVCKVEVLNAQTKFSIIQTNITSNLYITCNSTKPSSLPDNIFIGLRSFTGIRIRNCQFRYIPRNAFAGLTALQEVSIENADSLQIHTDAFANTPYLRRISIVHSGLRQLAKICRLPILQFLNLTGNNIAELNESGIACPERRVMKYLIHVILAENEIKQVESTFGRYIPNVWQLSLSNNLIGSIQAGAFDSLPRLGWLDLTNNSLSRLPNEMLKNNSNLKLFGLGNNPLGTLPNGFFRFTSSLQVLGLIDTDINGDIWQELQNLNNLTELQLGKNHINRIDRSVLQGLKHIKHLDLSDNKIQTIETNTFIGQSALETLYLTNNEISDVKIAAFRGLDRLRKLDLSYNHIPEIPEDNFKHTSDIVYLNISYNKLESVPSLHGMTKMTILDFRDNLITKFKSSTFEGLEKLEGINLIRNRIEYIQNYVFTKATNLRMLQLSHNNISAVGYDAFKDMASLSWISLDHNYIENIDLVFTPLPKLFKLDLSYNEINEKIRSGMFSPSVGFLNLKENRISSIDMYAFYEYPKLREVNLQNNKLKSLTEMSLSVSPRLLKPPVFLFGGNKFLCDCRLAWLRKHVNDWPLEEQQYVIADMALLTCDEGFKMETETLLKNVDPHMMLCSYRDDCRRDTCVCCEYHGCICRYMCPAQCTCYRKAGVSNENHIMCSNEDLKDVPSHIPSIATDLYLDGNNMTDLYRARNSFVQLQNVKSLYLNNSNLYFIERGSFIGLMDLVNLYLNDNYLQRLKNGVFDGLQSLTSLYLQNNNIHFISDNVFAKLPNLRYLSLANNKLYTLPESLFQVLPDLFDVRMSGNRWKCDCDQTPRLQRLITSDNINMSDSHHVWCEQIKENERKELEILSIKLYELCPGNYTPPDSLSAIRSRQYLISIVAIALTLFIIFLACIILCMSREFLQVIFYSKCGFRMCHDGGEESKIYDAYISYSRKDEQFVFQEIVSKLEGEPYRYKLCVHFREFPIMQTIGETIYRSIEGSRRTIVVLSDNLLNNEWRNTEFQIAHQSALKNNAQNLIIIQKGYLDKRLYGPGLKLCLNSKVYLKSTDPWFLEKLYFAMPERPRIRRKRRSLKLRLDTSAVNTVSGVMQDDEGYETPVSVASFDPSKRFSENFSLHSVNLYEEIDTLPKKKMLL, from the coding sequence GATGGACACCCCAACATTATTTCTGGTGATTCTGGCGACCATATTGTCGGCAGCAGACGTTAATTCCCAACGACAACTTACAACATATCCGTGTCCTAAAGAGTGCGCGTGCTACCTTAGAAACAGTAATAAAATCATTGTCGATGTCGTCTGCAAGGTGGAGGTCCTTAACGCACAAACTAAATTCTCTATAATACAGACAAATATAACCAGTAATTTATACATCACGTGCAATTCTACAAAACCATCAAGTCTTCCCGACAACATTTTCATTGGACTACGTTCTTTCACTGGAATTCGCATTCGAAATTGTCAATTTCGATACATTCCCAGAAATGCATTCGCTGGGTTGACAGCTTTACAAGAAGTCTCAATCGAAAACGCCGACAGCTTACAAATTCATACAGATGCTTTTGCAAACACGCCATACCTTAGGAGAATATCTATCGTTCATAGTGGATTACGTCAGTTGGCGAAAATATGCCGACTTCCTATATTGCAGTTTCTGAATTTGACGGGAAATAATATTGCTGAACTAAATGAAAGCGGGATAGCTTGTCCGGAAAGAAGAGTTATGAAAtatcttattcatgttatatTAGCTGAAAATGAAATCAAGCAAGTCGAATCAACATTCGGAAGGTACATTCCGAATGTATGGCAACTGTCCCTGTCCAATAATCTAATTGGGTCAATTCAAGCTGGGGCATTCGATTCTCTTCCTCGATTAGGATGGCTTGATCTTACAAATAACTCTCTGTCTAGACTTCCGAATGAAATGCTGAAGAATAATTCTAATCTGAAACTTTTTGGTCTAGGAAATAATCCTTTAGGAACTCTTCCGAACGGATTTTTCAGATTCACGTCATCGTTACAAGTTCTAGGACTTATCGATACAGATATAAATGGCGATATTTGGCAAGAATTACAGAACCTGAACAATCTAACTGAGCTTCAACTTGGAAAGAACCATATCAATCGAATTGACCGAAGCGTTTTGCAAGGGCTGAAACATATCAAACATTTGGATTTGAGCGACAACAAAATTCAAACCATTGAAACGAACACATTTATCGGTCAAAGTGCACTGGAAACGTTGTATCTGACAAATAATGAAATTTCTGATGTTAAAATTGCTGCTTTCCGAGGACTTGATAGGTTAAGGAAATTGGATTTATCATATAATCATATACCGGAAATTCCAGAAGATAATTTCAAGCATACATCGGATattgtatatttgaatatttcCTATAACAAACTTGAGAGTGTTCCAAGTTTACATGGTATGACAAAAATGACAATCTTGGATTTCAGAGATAACCTCATTACTAAGTTCAAGTCATCAACGTTCGAAGGATTAGAGAAACTAGAAGGAATTAATCTTATTAGGAATCGAATCGAGTACATCCAAAATTACGTGTTCACGAAGGCGACAAATTTACGAATGTTACAGTTATCGCATAATAACATTAGTGCTGTTGGTTATGATGCCTTCAAAGACATGGCGTCTCTGTCCTGGATTAGTCTAGACCATAATTACATTGAAAACATCGATCTAGTTTTTACTCCTTTACCGAAACTGTTTAAACTAGACCTGTCTTATAACGAGATAAATGAGAAAATTCGTTCAGGGATGTTTTCGCCTTCTGTCGGATTTTTAAACTTGAAAGAAAACCGAATATCGAGTATTGATATGTATGCATTttatgaatatccaaaattgagGGAAGtcaatttacaaaacaataagttAAAAAGTTTGACTGAGATGTCATTGTCAGTTTCGCCTAGATTACTTAAACCACCAGTTTTCCTATTTGGAGGGAATAAATTCTTATGCGATTGTCGTCTGGCGTGGCTAAGAAAGCATGTCAATGATTGGCCGTTAGAGGAGCAGCAATACGTCATTGCCGATATGGCGTTATTAACATGCGATGAAGGTTTCAAAATGGAAACTGAAACTTTGTTGAAAAATGTCGATCCGCACATGATGTTGTGCTCTTATCGTGACGATTGCAGGCGAGACACGTGTGTATGTTGTGAGTATCATGGATGTATCTGTAGATATATGTGTCCTGCACAATGTACATGTTACCGCAAAGCAGGTGTTTCAAACGAAAATCACATAATGTGTTCGAATGAAGACCTCAAAGACGTCCCGAGTCACATTCCGAGTATAGCTACGGATTTGTACCTTGATGGAAACAATATGACAGATTTATACAGAGCTCGAAATTCATTCGTGCAACTTCAAAATGTCAAATCACTCTATCTAAACAATTCTAACTTGTACTTTATTGAGAGAGGAAGTTTTATTGGTTTAATGGATCTCGTTAATTTGTATCTAAATGACAATTATTTGCagagattgaaaaatggcgtttttGATGGGCTACAGTCATTGACGTCTCTCTATTTACAGAATAATAACATTCATTTTATTTCTGATAATGTGTTTGCAAAGCTGCCAAATCTTCGCTATTTGTCATTGGCAAATAACAAACTGTATACGCTACCAGAAAGCTTATTTCAAGTTCTTCCCGACCTTTTCGATGTCAGAATGAGCGGAAATCGATGGAAATGCGATTGCGATCAGACGCCACGTTTACAGCGTCTAATTACGTCGGATAATATCAATATGTCTGACAGTCACCACGTATGGTGCGAGCAGATAAAAGAAAATGAGAGGAAAGAACTCGAAATTCTTTCCATTAAGTTGTATGAACTCTGTCCTGGAAATTATACGCCACCGGATTCTTTATCTGCGATCAGAAGCAGACAGTATTTGATATCGATTGTTGCCATTGCACTGACTTTATTTATCATATTTCTTGCTTGCATAATTCTTTGCATGAGTAGAGAATTTTTGCAGGTGATTTTCTATTCAAAATGTGGATTTCGTATGTGCCATGATGGTGGGGAAGAGAGCAAAATTTATGACGCATATATTTCATACAGCCGAAAAGATGAACAATTCGTTTTTCAAGAAATCGTCAGCAAATTAGAAGGGGAACCTTATAGGTACAAGTTGTGCGTTCACTTCCGGGAATTTCCCATTATGCAAACGATAGGCGAAACAATTTATCGATCAATCGAAGGAAGTCGAAGAACAATCGTAGTTTTATCGGacaatttattaaataatgaatgGAGAAACACGGAGTTTCAGATAGCTCATCAAAGTGCTTTGAAAAACAATGCCCAGAATTTAATTATAATTCAGAAGGGCTATTTAGACAAAAGACTGTATGGTCCTGGTCTGAAATTatgtttaaacagtaaagtttacCTGAAGAGTACAGATCCTTGGTTTTTAGAAAAACTATACTTTGCCATGCCCGAACGCCCTCGAATAAGACGGAAAAGACGGTCGCTGAAATTGAGACTCGACACTTCAGCAGTAAATACCGTTTCTGGTGTAATGCAGGACGACGAGGGGTACGAGACCCCAGTATCTGTGGCTAGTTTCGACCCGTCAAAAAGATTTTCTGAAAACTTTTCATTACACAGCGTAAATCTTTACGAGGAAATTGACACTCTtccaaaaaagaagatgttgttgtaa